In a single window of the Oscillospiraceae bacterium genome:
- a CDS encoding Gfo/Idh/MocA family oxidoreductase yields the protein MGLKGAMHTHLKSVQSKPDKMICYAISDNNKDVLSRETAILPGVFAYNDYREMLKLPELDAVIIATPHDTHKRICVDCLNAGKHVLIEKPLAPSVSECREICAAAEKSGKVLAVGHNERFIPGYAKIKEILDSGELGRIFGARADHYQNFNPREGSWWKSKDKIGGGCVMGSGIHRLDLLRWYIGEVADVKSHSVGVPFRFDGEVLNASVLTFENGAIAEFFCNWGVYRYPVFETLSIFGEEGMVCFDGEKLLKSTRACPELTPVDPGFCPDLIGHFYDCIVTGKKPLVDGYEGTKAVEMVEKIYDAVDR from the coding sequence ATCGGGCTCAAGGGCGCGATGCACACGCATTTGAAGTCGGTTCAAAGCAAACCCGACAAAATGATCTGTTACGCGATCAGCGACAATAATAAGGATGTGCTTTCGCGCGAAACGGCCATTCTGCCCGGCGTTTTCGCATACAACGATTACCGTGAAATGCTGAAACTACCCGAGCTCGACGCGGTCATCATCGCGACCCCGCACGACACCCACAAGCGCATCTGCGTCGACTGTCTGAACGCGGGCAAGCATGTTTTGATCGAAAAACCGCTTGCGCCCTCGGTCTCTGAATGCCGCGAAATTTGCGCAGCTGCCGAGAAATCCGGAAAAGTGCTCGCGGTCGGCCATAACGAACGGTTTATCCCTGGCTACGCGAAAATCAAAGAAATCCTCGACAGCGGCGAACTCGGGCGCATTTTCGGCGCGCGCGCCGACCACTACCAAAATTTTAATCCGCGCGAGGGCTCGTGGTGGAAGAGCAAAGATAAAATCGGCGGCGGCTGCGTGATGGGTTCGGGAATTCACCGGCTCGATCTGCTCCGGTGGTATATCGGCGAAGTCGCAGACGTGAAATCGCATTCGGTCGGCGTGCCGTTCCGCTTTGACGGCGAGGTGCTGAACGCCTCGGTGCTCACGTTCGAAAACGGTGCGATCGCCGAGTTTTTCTGCAACTGGGGCGTCTACCGCTACCCGGTCTTCGAGACCCTCTCGATTTTCGGAGAAGAGGGCATGGTCTGTTTCGACGGCGAGAAGCTGTTAAAATCGACCCGCGCCTGCCCCGAGCTCACCCCGGTTGACCCGGGCTTCTGTCCCGATCTGATCGGTCATTTTTACGACTGCATCGTGACCGGCAAAAAACCGCTCGTCGACGGGTATGAAGGAACGAAAGCGGTAGAGATGGTCGAAAAGATCTACGATGCCGTTGATCGATAA
- a CDS encoding cupin domain-containing protein, whose translation MGDKFMNTFEEIKGGPAAECHGGNGVLYCRNMLKGIPSESFNFFHHDILKKGVSIGEHPHTTEEIWYLTEGAGTLYSDGAAYPLKAGDFSICLKGHSHAFTATSDEDCVLIVVGVKEKAE comes from the coding sequence ATGGGTGACAAATTCATGAACACGTTCGAGGAGATCAAAGGCGGTCCGGCTGCTGAGTGCCATGGCGGAAACGGCGTGCTTTACTGCCGGAATATGCTGAAGGGCATCCCGAGCGAGAGTTTTAATTTCTTTCACCACGATATCCTGAAAAAGGGCGTCTCGATCGGCGAACACCCGCATACCACCGAGGAGATCTGGTACCTGACCGAAGGCGCGGGCACGCTTTATTCCGACGGCGCGGCCTACCCGTTGAAGGCGGGCGATTTTTCGATCTGCCTCAAAGGCCATTCCCACGCGTTCACCGCCACGTCCGATGAGGACTGCGTTTTGATCGTGGTCGGCGTCAAAGAGAAAGCCGAATAG
- a CDS encoding AraC family transcriptional regulator, translating to MMDDIRFIVTTDDPVRSMPRITEFFHIFVNNAAYFSSGKLRQNEQHCIFHYTLAGCGETWIGDKTYRTKPGQGFLNIINDPEAGYRYPPDADGLWEGIVLCFNCGNSREVAAEFIKKYGPVFDLPLEHPFVKQMLDDSKWNAGMVVRSDEAVELFAELFSALLYYRRIGSNEKTPPMEALLLNAKSTIIRDIASNPTVNELAYRLGVSREHLSREFKRRFGMPLKEFIAHERTETLKMMLLNTDLRLSEIAEKMNFSSKSNMSKYFKKAAGITPSQFRQGHQSDLLNMD from the coding sequence ATGATGGATGACATCCGTTTTATCGTGACCACCGACGACCCGGTCAGATCCATGCCCCGCATCACCGAGTTCTTTCACATTTTCGTGAATAATGCGGCGTATTTTTCAAGCGGTAAACTCCGGCAAAACGAACAGCACTGCATTTTTCACTATACGCTTGCGGGCTGCGGCGAGACCTGGATCGGAGACAAGACCTACCGCACCAAACCGGGGCAGGGGTTTTTGAATATCATCAACGATCCCGAAGCGGGATACCGCTATCCCCCCGACGCAGACGGGCTCTGGGAGGGCATTGTGCTCTGTTTTAACTGCGGGAACAGCCGCGAAGTCGCCGCCGAATTCATCAAAAAATACGGCCCGGTTTTCGATCTCCCGCTTGAGCATCCGTTTGTCAAACAGATGCTTGACGACTCGAAATGGAACGCCGGAATGGTCGTGCGCAGCGATGAGGCGGTAGAGTTATTCGCGGAACTCTTTTCGGCGCTTTTGTATTACCGGCGAATCGGCTCGAATGAAAAAACACCCCCGATGGAAGCGCTGCTGCTGAACGCCAAAAGCACAATCATCCGCGATATCGCCTCGAACCCGACCGTCAATGAACTCGCGTATCGTCTCGGGGTTTCGCGCGAACACCTCTCACGGGAATTTAAACGCCGGTTCGGAATGCCGCTCAAAGAATTTATCGCCCACGAACGCACGGAGACGCTGAAAATGATGTTACTGAACACCGATCTGCGCCTGTCCGAAATCGCCGAAAAGATGAATTTCAGCTCAAAGAGCAATATGAGCAAATATTTCAAAAAGGCAGCCGGAATCACCCCGTCGCAGTTTAGACAGGGGCATCAATCCGATTTGCTTAACATGGATTAA
- a CDS encoding DEAD/DEAH box helicase: MSFTQLQLCLQILKALEEQGYEAPSQIQEKAIPEVLSGRDILGCAQTGSGKTAAFALPILQLLWNRYGSANDHSKIRTLILTPTRELAIQIYDNFKAYGRHLSLHCGVVVGGVSQKQQEAVLARGVDILIATPGRLCDLMDQGIVSLNSVEIFVLDEADRMLDMGFIHDVRKISAKLRNERQTLMFSATMPAEVVKLVQSLLKDYVRIDISPETRTVETIEQRLYYVDTAHKKDLLLDILADENIRQALVFTRTKHGADLLTKQLVKDGVSALAIHGNKSQGARQNALKSFKDGSVRMLIATEIAARGIDIKELPYVFNYNIPEEAEMYIHRIGRTGRAGLGGIAISFCNYEELPLVQQTEKLLGKGIPVAANPKYPLTDMTVHKKGGRSGSPRNSTINTSSIGRVNVKSVTEKRSSSKPEEVIAKNNSLAGASAPNAHRYNHSRVRSYGKRR; the protein is encoded by the coding sequence ATGTCATTTACCCAATTGCAGCTCTGCCTCCAGATTTTGAAAGCGTTGGAGGAGCAGGGTTATGAAGCCCCGTCGCAAATTCAGGAAAAGGCCATTCCGGAGGTGCTCTCCGGCCGCGATATCCTGGGATGCGCGCAAACCGGAAGCGGAAAAACCGCCGCTTTCGCCCTCCCGATTCTCCAACTGCTGTGGAATCGTTACGGCAGCGCCAACGACCATTCGAAAATCAGAACCCTGATTTTAACCCCGACGAGAGAACTCGCCATCCAGATCTATGACAACTTCAAGGCCTACGGGCGCCACCTGTCGCTTCACTGCGGCGTTGTCGTCGGCGGCGTCAGTCAAAAGCAGCAGGAAGCAGTGCTTGCAAGAGGCGTCGATATTTTGATCGCCACGCCCGGACGGCTGTGCGATTTGATGGATCAGGGCATTGTCAGCTTGAATTCCGTCGAGATTTTTGTGCTCGACGAAGCCGATCGCATGCTTGATATGGGCTTTATCCACGACGTCCGGAAAATCTCGGCGAAGCTGAGAAACGAACGCCAAACCTTGATGTTTTCCGCCACGATGCCCGCCGAAGTCGTCAAACTGGTGCAGTCCCTTCTCAAGGACTATGTGCGCATCGATATCTCACCCGAGACCCGGACCGTCGAGACCATCGAACAGCGGCTCTATTACGTTGACACGGCTCATAAAAAAGATTTGCTGCTCGACATTCTCGCTGATGAAAACATCCGGCAGGCGCTGGTATTCACCCGCACCAAGCACGGCGCGGATCTGCTCACCAAACAGCTCGTCAAAGACGGCGTATCGGCGCTCGCCATCCACGGCAACAAGTCGCAGGGCGCGCGCCAGAACGCGCTCAAGAGCTTTAAAGACGGCTCGGTGAGGATGCTGATCGCGACCGAGATCGCGGCGCGCGGCATTGACATCAAGGAGCTGCCGTATGTGTTTAACTACAATATCCCCGAAGAGGCCGAGATGTATATCCACCGCATCGGGCGCACCGGCAGAGCCGGACTCGGCGGCATCGCCATCTCATTTTGCAATTATGAGGAACTTCCGCTTGTCCAACAGACCGAAAAGCTGCTCGGCAAGGGTATTCCGGTCGCCGCGAATCCTAAGTATCCGCTGACCGACATGACGGTACACAAAAAGGGAGGCCGCTCCGGCAGCCCGCGCAATTCGACGATCAATACATCGAGCATCGGCCGCGTGAATGTGAAAAGCGTTACCGAGAAACGTTCCTCCTCAAAACCGGAAGAAGTGATCGCTAAAAACAATTCTCTCGCCGGTGCTTCCGCACCGAACGCGCACCGATATAATCACTCCAGAGTCCGTTCATACGGAAAGAGAAGATAA
- a CDS encoding ECF transporter S component: MRNTKKLVLAALFVALGIVLPIAFHSIPDSGRIFLPMHIPVLLCGLVCGFPYGLACGIVVPVLSSLLTGMPPAAILPSMLFELAAYGTAASLLMRFTPLKNTTARIYISLIGAMISGRILFGILNALIFNAGKYSMTAWLASAFVTALPGIVIQIVFIPAIAVILQKAKLIELKQ, from the coding sequence ATGCGCAACACCAAAAAATTAGTTCTCGCGGCTCTGTTTGTCGCGCTCGGCATTGTTCTTCCCATTGCGTTCCATTCGATTCCCGATTCCGGCCGGATATTTTTGCCGATGCACATTCCGGTATTGCTGTGCGGTCTTGTCTGCGGATTTCCTTACGGTTTGGCCTGCGGGATCGTCGTCCCGGTTTTATCGAGTTTACTGACCGGAATGCCGCCGGCTGCGATTTTACCGTCCATGCTTTTTGAGCTTGCGGCATACGGCACGGCTGCGTCTTTGCTGATGCGTTTTACCCCTTTGAAAAATACGACGGCAAGAATCTATATTTCGCTGATCGGCGCCATGATCTCCGGCAGAATCTTATTCGGTATTTTAAACGCGTTGATTTTTAACGCGGGCAAATACTCCATGACCGCTTGGCTGGCTTCCGCCTTTGTCACCGCTCTGCCCGGCATCGTGATTCAAATCGTTTTTATCCCCGCCATCGCAGTTATTTTGCAAAAAGCAAAATTAATCGAACTGAAGCAATGA
- a CDS encoding class I SAM-dependent methyltransferase, whose translation MNQDMEAFFDQLAPNWDPAPDKYELREELAARMNISPNSVIADIGCGTGVMFEHLLKTDPAKIIAVDISGEMLRSAKARFGDSRIEYIHDNFLNAALPLSDAVIFFNSYPHFQDKSAVAKKAAQVLKIGGALIIAHSMSKSEINNRHKGESVSKLSVTLESAEVEADKFKPFFTLDSLIDNERMYFIKMVRVKI comes from the coding sequence ATGAATCAAGACATGGAGGCCTTTTTTGATCAATTGGCGCCGAACTGGGATCCCGCTCCCGACAAATATGAATTGAGAGAAGAACTGGCAGCCCGAATGAACATTTCGCCGAACAGTGTGATTGCCGATATCGGCTGCGGGACGGGCGTGATGTTTGAACATCTTTTAAAAACCGATCCCGCAAAGATCATCGCGGTGGACATTTCCGGCGAAATGCTGCGGTCGGCGAAAGCGCGTTTCGGCGACAGCCGCATTGAATATATCCATGACAATTTTTTGAACGCGGCGCTTCCGCTGTCGGATGCGGTCATCTTTTTCAATTCGTATCCTCATTTTCAGGATAAATCGGCAGTGGCGAAAAAAGCGGCGCAGGTGCTGAAAATCGGCGGCGCGCTGATCATCGCGCACAGTATGAGCAAATCGGAAATCAACAACCGCCATAAAGGCGAAAGCGTATCGAAATTATCGGTCACTTTGGAAAGTGCGGAGGTTGAAGCGGATAAGTTTAAACCTTTTTTCACCCTTGATTCCTTGATTGACAACGAACGGATGTATTTTATAAAAATGGTAAGAGTAAAAATATAA
- a CDS encoding metal-sensing transcriptional repressor: MNEQNNHNPINSPQNPGLAHDGLSPLTHGHTHTNTKAVLNRLSRAIGHLTSVRGMVERGQDCAEVLIQLAAVRSAINGVCEVILKDHLDHCIVDAVKTGDVQAIDELDKAIEMLIKK; encoded by the coding sequence ATGAACGAACAGAATAATCACAACCCGATAAACAGTCCGCAAAATCCCGGACTTGCGCATGACGGGCTTTCTCCCCTCACACACGGCCATACCCATACGAATACCAAAGCTGTTTTGAACCGGCTGTCCCGCGCCATCGGCCATTTGACCTCGGTGCGCGGAATGGTAGAGCGGGGGCAGGACTGCGCGGAAGTATTGATACAGCTTGCAGCGGTCCGCTCCGCGATTAACGGCGTCTGTGAAGTAATTTTGAAGGATCACCTCGACCACTGCATTGTGGACGCGGTAAAAACAGGCGATGTGCAGGCGATCGACGAATTGGACAAGGCGATTGAAATGTTGATCAAAAAATAA
- a CDS encoding GNAT family protein: MDDRFVLGRHHEFVHMCGGESMTAPDFPERSFWEDWYVRQIDKDYSWIIDIGGKCVGAARFSHVSPADRCATYSIGIFDPNLHAKGIGTTVTGLLLKYGFETLHFHRIDLKVLEYNLRGIRCYEKWGFKKEGILRDSAFIDGRFYSDILMSVLEDEYAAD, translated from the coding sequence ATCGACGACCGTTTTGTCCTCGGAAGACACCACGAATTTGTCCATATGTGCGGCGGAGAATCCATGACCGCTCCGGATTTCCCCGAACGCTCTTTTTGGGAGGACTGGTATGTCCGCCAAATTGATAAAGACTACTCATGGATTATCGACATCGGTGGCAAATGCGTCGGCGCTGCCAGATTCAGTCATGTTTCCCCGGCGGACAGGTGCGCGACTTATTCCATCGGTATCTTTGACCCGAATCTCCACGCAAAAGGAATCGGCACCACGGTCACCGGATTGTTGTTAAAGTACGGCTTTGAGACACTGCATTTTCACAGAATCGATCTGAAAGTGCTCGAATATAACTTGCGAGGAATTCGCTGTTATGAAAAGTGGGGATTTAAAAAAGAAGGTATTCTGCGCGACAGCGCCTTTATCGACGGGCGGTTTTATTCCGATATTTTAATGAGCGTTTTGGAAGATGAATATGCAGCGGATTGA
- a CDS encoding sugar phosphate isomerase/epimerase family protein → MKFGICTSPEYSAAVKSAGFDYLEPALVSIAAMDESELGRCKAALAVPAFSFNNFFDRDKHRLVGESVDCALLEEYIRNALKNAAKLGCKTAVLGSGFSRTVPDGYDRAKALSQFRQVVILAGKIAAEYGITVAVEPLNHNETNLLSTFSETAEFVRAVGMDNVGVTADFYHIAQTGEGLDGLYQNAGLLRHVHICHPGTRMMPKPGDGFDYNEFKTIFDRIGYDGLVSVEGRAQNPEQDIPLCVKALSCLM, encoded by the coding sequence ATGAAATTCGGAATCTGCACTTCGCCGGAATACAGTGCCGCGGTAAAAAGCGCCGGTTTTGATTATCTTGAACCGGCTCTCGTCTCAATCGCGGCGATGGATGAATCCGAGCTCGGGCGTTGTAAAGCCGCTTTAGCGGTTCCGGCGTTTTCGTTCAATAATTTTTTTGACCGGGACAAACATCGGCTGGTCGGCGAAAGCGTCGACTGCGCCTTGCTCGAAGAGTACATCCGCAACGCTCTGAAAAACGCAGCAAAACTCGGCTGTAAAACCGCGGTTTTGGGCAGCGGCTTCAGCCGCACGGTGCCCGACGGTTACGACCGCGCAAAAGCGCTGTCGCAATTCAGGCAAGTTGTCATTCTCGCCGGAAAAATCGCGGCGGAATACGGAATCACCGTCGCCGTCGAACCGCTCAACCATAACGAAACCAATCTGCTCAGCACCTTTTCCGAGACCGCGGAATTCGTGCGTGCAGTCGGAATGGACAACGTCGGCGTGACGGCTGATTTTTACCACATTGCGCAAACCGGCGAGGGTTTGGACGGGCTTTATCAAAACGCCGGACTGCTGCGCCATGTCCACATCTGCCACCCCGGGACCCGAATGATGCCCAAGCCCGGCGACGGATTTGATTACAATGAATTTAAAACGATATTTGATAGAATCGGCTATGACGGGCTTGTCTCGGTTGAAGGGCGTGCCCAAAACCCGGAACAGGATATCCCTCTTTGCGTGAAAGCCCTTTCGTGCCTGATGTGA
- a CDS encoding lysophospholipid acyltransferase family protein translates to MKLTENAIKRHRRLFEFSRRLVGRRFMKNFAFSFLTHQELPVPFVAVANHNCDMDPFLMGITMPQMYYVASEHIFRHPLFAAALEYVYSPIARRKGSVDASTVLEMRRRLKQGCSIGIFPEGNKSLDGRTGPLYENTGKLIRALGAPLVTYRLTGGFLTTPRWAFTKRIGRMTGKVVNVYSPERLKQMTDAEVSAAISSDIYVDAYADQEAEKVAYKGKKLAEGLETALFYCPVCEKIGRMTSKNETIACECGMHAEYDEFGYFSGPPEVPKTFTEWYHLQLRELEKRSNALPDRIDMKFSFVKLYRVGGKHSRFALARGQFNFNKEGLSIYKGDQIQYNAPLSAITSMEMHGRNTLVFTAGGIYYEIKAEKRFNARLPLYLYSLYKRENQ, encoded by the coding sequence ATGAAATTGACCGAAAACGCCATCAAAAGACACCGCCGGCTGTTTGAATTTTCGCGGCGGCTGGTCGGCAGAAGATTCATGAAAAATTTCGCTTTTTCTTTTCTGACGCATCAGGAACTCCCGGTGCCTTTTGTCGCGGTTGCCAATCACAACTGCGACATGGACCCGTTTTTGATGGGCATCACAATGCCGCAGATGTATTATGTCGCGAGTGAACACATCTTCAGACACCCGCTTTTCGCTGCGGCGCTTGAATATGTCTACAGCCCGATCGCCCGGAGAAAGGGTTCCGTCGACGCTTCTACCGTGCTGGAGATGCGACGCCGGCTGAAACAGGGCTGCAGCATCGGCATTTTTCCGGAAGGCAATAAATCGCTCGACGGGCGCACAGGCCCGTTATACGAAAACACCGGAAAGTTGATTCGCGCCCTCGGCGCTCCGCTTGTCACCTATCGGCTCACCGGCGGTTTTCTGACCACGCCGCGGTGGGCATTCACGAAGAGAATCGGCAGAATGACCGGCAAAGTCGTGAACGTGTATTCGCCGGAACGATTAAAACAAATGACCGATGCCGAGGTCTCCGCGGCCATTTCTTCAGACATTTACGTCGACGCCTATGCCGATCAGGAGGCCGAAAAAGTCGCGTACAAGGGAAAGAAATTGGCCGAGGGGCTTGAAACAGCGCTGTTTTACTGCCCCGTTTGCGAAAAAATCGGCCGGATGACTTCAAAAAACGAAACGATTGCCTGCGAATGCGGCATGCATGCCGAATACGACGAATTCGGGTATTTTTCGGGTCCGCCGGAAGTTCCGAAAACGTTCACCGAATGGTATCATCTCCAGCTACGGGAGTTGGAAAAAAGATCAAATGCTCTGCCGGACCGGATTGACATGAAATTCAGCTTTGTGAAATTATACCGCGTCGGCGGAAAGCACAGCCGTTTTGCCTTGGCGAGGGGACAATTCAACTTCAACAAAGAGGGTTTAAGTATCTATAAAGGGGATCAAATTCAATATAACGCTCCGCTATCGGCGATCACCTCGATGGAGATGCACGGGCGCAACACCCTGGTTTTTACCGCCGGCGGTATCTATTACGAGATCAAGGCCGAAAAAAGGTTCAACGCCCGCCTTCCTCTTTATCTGTATTCTTTGTATAAACGGGAAAATCAGTAA
- the fusA gene encoding elongation factor G, giving the protein MKNYECKDIRNVCLMGHGGSGKTSLVEAMLFLSGGTDRMGKVADGNTVSDYDPEEIRRKISISTTVLPVEWKNIKINVIDTPGYFDFAGEVIQGINGADSAMIVLSAKDGVEVGVEKAFRYAKNRSLPTAFFISKLDEENADFHGTFDELRNQFGNGVCPLFIPVEDGGKRGYVDIARGKYKTYDKSGKETVADLPATLSGRVTELTEMMREAICEESDALMDKFFGGEPFTEQETLDALRKGVSERKVFPVVCGSAYQLEAIAGLMDSIGDYMPAPGACGPETALDDNDNEIKIAYDPAAPTCSYVFKTIADPFVGKLSFFKIIAGSMKVNCTLINSTNGSSERIGHIMLVKGKKSTEIEGAGTGDIVAVTRVASANTGDTFCDASRKVKFPPMKFPAPTLSKAVVAADKGSEEKVSSGLIKLKDEDPTFTFVVNSETKQQILSGLGESHLDVLASKLKAKFGVGIELIDPKVPYRETIRGRSEAEGKHKKQSGGSGQFGVVNMRFEPLTTGEEFEFVNATVGGSVPKEFIPAVLKGAKEAILKGVLAGFPLIGVKAILFDGKSHPVDSKEIAFVSAAKLAFKTGIPQAKPVLLEPVGRLSVMVPEANVGDVMGDINKRRGRMLGMGPAEDEPGYTKVEADIPMAEMNDYSISVRAMTKARGSFTFTFDRYEEAPANVAQQVIAQYKHEDEEEDE; this is encoded by the coding sequence ATGAAAAACTACGAATGCAAGGACATCAGGAACGTCTGCCTGATGGGCCACGGCGGAAGCGGCAAAACGTCTTTAGTTGAAGCGATGCTCTTTTTATCCGGCGGCACCGACCGTATGGGCAAAGTCGCGGACGGCAATACCGTCAGCGATTATGACCCCGAAGAGATTCGCAGGAAGATCTCCATTTCCACCACCGTCCTTCCGGTCGAATGGAAAAATATCAAAATCAACGTTATCGACACGCCGGGGTATTTCGATTTCGCCGGCGAGGTCATTCAGGGAATCAACGGCGCCGACAGCGCCATGATCGTGCTCTCGGCCAAGGACGGCGTCGAAGTCGGCGTCGAAAAAGCTTTTCGTTATGCTAAGAACCGCAGCCTGCCGACAGCCTTTTTCATCTCCAAGCTCGATGAGGAAAACGCCGATTTCCACGGCACCTTCGACGAACTCCGCAATCAGTTCGGCAACGGCGTCTGCCCGCTTTTCATCCCGGTCGAGGACGGCGGCAAACGCGGCTACGTCGACATCGCACGCGGCAAATACAAGACCTATGACAAATCAGGCAAAGAGACCGTCGCCGACCTTCCGGCTACGCTCTCGGGCAGAGTCACCGAACTGACCGAGATGATGCGTGAAGCCATTTGCGAAGAGAGCGATGCCCTGATGGATAAATTCTTCGGCGGCGAACCCTTCACCGAACAGGAGACCCTCGACGCGCTGCGCAAAGGCGTCTCCGAACGCAAGGTCTTCCCGGTCGTCTGCGGCTCGGCCTATCAGCTCGAAGCGATTGCCGGTCTGATGGACAGCATCGGCGACTATATGCCCGCCCCCGGCGCATGCGGTCCCGAAACCGCGCTCGACGACAACGACAACGAAATCAAAATCGCCTACGACCCCGCCGCTCCGACCTGTTCCTATGTCTTCAAGACGATTGCCGACCCGTTTGTCGGCAAACTGTCTTTCTTTAAAATCATCGCCGGCTCGATGAAGGTCAACTGCACTCTGATCAACAGCACCAACGGCTCTTCCGAGCGCATCGGCCACATCATGCTGGTCAAGGGCAAAAAGAGCACCGAAATCGAGGGCGCCGGCACCGGAGACATCGTCGCGGTCACAAGAGTCGCATCCGCAAATACCGGCGACACTTTCTGCGACGCAAGCCGTAAAGTTAAATTCCCGCCGATGAAGTTCCCGGCCCCCACCCTTTCCAAAGCGGTTGTCGCCGCCGACAAAGGCAGCGAAGAAAAGGTTTCTTCCGGCCTGATCAAGCTCAAGGATGAGGATCCGACTTTCACCTTCGTCGTCAATTCGGAGACCAAACAACAAATCCTTTCCGGTTTGGGCGAGAGCCATCTGGACGTGCTCGCTTCCAAACTCAAGGCCAAATTCGGCGTCGGCATCGAACTGATCGATCCGAAAGTACCCTACCGCGAAACCATCCGCGGTCGCTCGGAAGCCGAAGGCAAACATAAGAAACAATCCGGTGGTTCCGGCCAGTTCGGCGTCGTCAATATGCGCTTTGAACCGCTCACAACCGGCGAGGAATTCGAATTTGTCAACGCCACGGTCGGCGGTTCTGTCCCGAAGGAATTCATCCCTGCCGTTCTGAAAGGCGCAAAAGAAGCCATTTTAAAAGGCGTGCTCGCCGGATTCCCGCTCATCGGCGTGAAAGCCATCCTGTTCGACGGAAAATCGCACCCGGTCGACTCCAAAGAAATCGCCTTCGTCTCGGCAGCCAAACTGGCGTTTAAAACGGGTATCCCGCAGGCCAAACCCGTATTGCTCGAACCGGTCGGCCGTCTGTCGGTCATGGTCCCCGAAGCCAACGTCGGCGACGTCATGGGCGACATCAACAAGCGCCGCGGCAGAATGCTCGGTATGGGCCCGGCGGAAGACGAACCCGGTTACACCAAAGTCGAAGCCGATATTCCGATGGCCGAAATGAACGATTATTCCATTTCGGTGCGCGCCATGACCAAGGCAAGAGGCAGCTTCACCTTCACGTTCGACCGTTACGAAGAAGCCCCCGCCAACGTCGCGCAGCAGGTCATCGCGCAGTATAAACACGAAGACGAAGAAGAAGACGAATAA
- a CDS encoding DUF3810 domain-containing protein: MANIGDKAKSYNGIFRDLMTVIVFGFLTAVLIWVGKSNPDFIAGTYLPYSRAAENILSKITGFFSFSAAEILIYIVALGLAVSVIRLIFRLIAGPRRIYGLIKFVTGWAVAAAVLIFSFYVLWGLNYYAPPLSQSLGLNVKNRSSQELYELCTYLADNADKLAAQVERDSDGKIPDINFTKTADRVAKDFSAVTGRKETPAKYILASKPFSYTQITGVFTFITGESNVNSNSTSAALPFTMAHEMSHRYGIAPEDEANFFAFYVTRDSGDPLVKYSGYMMALTYSQNKLFSSSKTLYRKLYGTYGDLLIADLDQYARHWDQYEGKVAEKATTVNNTYLQAQGQEDGVKSYGRMVDLLLAWYETAKD; this comes from the coding sequence ATGGCGAATATCGGCGATAAGGCAAAATCTTACAACGGCATTTTCCGGGATCTGATGACCGTGATTGTTTTTGGCTTTCTGACGGCTGTTTTGATCTGGGTCGGCAAAAGCAATCCGGATTTTATCGCCGGCACTTATTTGCCGTATTCGCGGGCGGCGGAGAACATCCTCTCAAAAATAACCGGTTTTTTTTCGTTTTCCGCAGCGGAGATTCTCATCTATATCGTTGCCCTCGGCCTTGCGGTCTCTGTGATCCGGCTGATTTTCCGTTTGATTGCCGGCCCGAGACGCATCTACGGCCTGATCAAATTTGTCACCGGCTGGGCGGTTGCCGCAGCGGTGCTCATATTTTCGTTCTATGTGCTGTGGGGGCTTAATTACTACGCTCCGCCGCTCTCTCAAAGCCTCGGTTTAAACGTCAAAAACCGAAGCAGTCAGGAGCTTTATGAACTCTGTACATATCTTGCCGATAACGCCGACAAACTGGCTGCGCAGGTCGAACGGGATTCCGACGGCAAAATTCCCGATATCAACTTCACAAAAACAGCCGACCGGGTCGCAAAAGACTTTTCTGCGGTGACCGGCCGCAAAGAGACGCCCGCAAAATATATCCTCGCCTCAAAGCCCTTTTCCTATACCCAGATCACCGGCGTCTTCACTTTTATCACAGGCGAGAGCAACGTCAACAGCAACAGCACTTCCGCGGCACTGCCCTTTACGATGGCGCACGAAATGTCTCACCGGTACGGCATCGCGCCCGAGGACGAAGCCAACTTTTTCGCATTTTACGTCACCCGTGATTCCGGGGACCCGCTGGTGAAATACAGCGGCTATATGATGGCACTGACCTACAGTCAGAATAAGCTCTTTTCGAGCAGCAAAACTTTATACCGTAAATTGTACGGAACCTACGGCGATCTGCTCATTGCCGATCTCGACCAATACGCACGGCACTGGGATCAATATGAGGGCAAAGTCGCGGAAAAAGCGACAACCGTCAATAATACTTATCTTCAGGCGCAGGGTCAGGAAGACGGCGTCAAGAGCTACGGACGGATGGTGGATCTGCTTCTGGCGTGGTACGAAACCGCAAAAGACTGA